The nucleotide sequence GCTTTAGAGCTGCCTGAAGTATTTGTTCTTTTTTGTCCATTTGCTTTCGCTATTATGTAATTATCGTGTTCGTAATGAAATCCCTATTCAATACCATTCCACCATTCTGTAAATGTCCGGGTACTGTCTTTAAGATTCACCCTATCGCCAATCATTGGTGTTAAAAGTTTAATAGAAAGTTTCTTGCTGGATTTAGTAATTTTCTTCAACGGTTCGTCCCATGGGTGATTGGCCAAAGCAAATTTCGATGAATGTACAGCGAGTAATTGTTTAGCGTTTAAATCACGAAACGCTTTTAGAAGATCTTCGGGCAACAAATGAATATACTTCCAATTCTTGTCGTACTGACCGTTCTCTACTATGGCTAAATCAATGGGGCCAAACTTTTTTCCAACCTCGGCAAAGTGTTTATCGTAACCACCATCTCCACCAAGAAAGAATTTCATAGTAGGTGTCTGTAAAACAAACGCTGCCCAAAGGGTTTGGTTTCGCTTTAACCCGCGTCCGGAAAAGTGTCTTGCCGGCACTGCATTGGCAACAAATCCGCTATCCAATGATACCTGCTCGTTCCAATCCAATTCAATGATCGAATCCTTGCTGAATCCCCAATATTCAAAATTTTCTCCCACCCCAAGACCGCAGATAACTTTATTGATCTTTGGCTTCAATCCCATGATTGTTTCATAATCAAGGTGATCCCAATGGTCGTGCGAGATAAACAGGTAATCTATTTCCGGTATATCGGCAGGGCTGTAGACCGACGTTCCTTTAAAAGCTTTGACCGTAAATGAAAATGGGGATGCGCTTTCACTTAAAACAGGATCGACCAGGATTCTTTTGCCATCTATCTGCATAAAATAGGATGAATGCCCGAACCAGACCAAAATATCTTCCTCCTTATCCAGATTTAACAAATCGGTTTTTACAGTTGGAATTTCGTCGATAGGGTAAACCCGCTTCTTTTCTCCAAAAAAGAATTCTTTACCAACGGAGTAATAACTGGCATCCTCTGCCATAACAGGAGTTTCACTCTGATTCTGAAATGACCCGTTTTTATAGTTCGGCGACTTTTTAATTCTTTCTAAACGCTCTCCCGATGGTAATTTACCAAACTTAGTCTGTCTTAGAGTCAGAACAGTTATAATAGAAAGCAAAATAGTTACAGACGCTGTAATAAGCATAATCTTCTTCATTTAAAAAACTGATCAATAAACACATACATCAAGAATCACACAAACTAACAGTATGATAAAACATACATCAAACCTTAAAGACTGACTAAACAGTCGGCAAAGATAAAGGAAATCTTTATGCCCGTAAGTCTTTTTAGTTTTTTTATAAAATTAGCAGGTGAGAAATCGATGGTAACAAAAATGAATTATGTAAAAGGAAACTTTGTATCAACTCTTGTCCTAGAATAACTTTACAGATTATATTAGAACTAATAAATTTATTCAAAAACAAATATTACTTAAAGTATAATGGTTACAACGTTTTATTTTCACAATCGTTCCTGTTTACCCATTGTCTTTTATACATTTGCACAACAATATAGTTACTAATTCACAATATCCATGGAAATATCAACCATTGAAGCATTGCAGCACGGCGATCATAAGGCTTTTGAAGAAGTGTTTTTAGCTTACTACGATAAGGTAAAATATCTCTTGACCGGACTTTTGAAGTCAGAAAGTGATGCCGAAGAACTGGCACAGGATATTTTCGTAAAGTTGTGGATGAATCACACATCTGTAGACCCAAACAACGCATTCAGTACCTATCTATATACCATTACAAGGAATACAGCTTTAAATTTTCTAAAGCATAAACTGGTCGAAGAGAATTTTAAGAACAGCTTTAATAACTTGAATGAAGAAGAAGCTGATAGTTCAGACGAAATACTATTTGCAAAGGAAATCAGCCTTTTAGTAGAAATGGCAGTATGCGGTATGCCAGTTCAAAGGAGAAAAATTTATCAAATGAGCCGGGAGAAAGGTATTTCCAATATTGAAATAGCCGAAGAGCTGGGAATATCAAAGAAAACAGTTGAAAATCAGATTAGTTTAGCTTTACAGGAAATCAAACGTGTTATTTCGGCTTTCTTGATATTCTTCCTATGACGAAGAAATATCAGGTTTAGGTCGGGAGCAACAAAGCACATGATTGTATATATAGTATAAGCTCCATAAAAGAAAGGTAAACAATCATGAATAAACGAATTACAATATTACTATTTTTAGTTTTTACATTTGTTGCATCTATTTCTGCTCAAACTGTCGAAGATAAGAAAAAAGTAGATATACAAAGTAATTCCTCTGTCAAGGAAGTGGAACAAATTTTGAGTGAAGAACCAATCAAACCCGAACTACCGAATGAAATTAATAGAATGCTTTTAAAAACAAATCCTATTCTGACGGACTTTTACCGGTTTCAACAAAACAATATATACAAACAGTTTTCATTTATCGGAAGTGGTGAAAAAAAAATTTATATAGGACTGGGAGAATATATTTCGCTGAACGGTGCTATACGTTGGATACCGTCTAAAAGATTGTCTATAGATATCGGGGGAATGTTCAGCCGACAATTCTATTTTGCGTCGCCTCTTTTTCGTCAGGATATTATGGGTATGAATGTAAGAATACAATATGCTCTTGCTAATAATATCAGATTAAATATGTGGGGGCAGTCTATTTTTCCGGGAGAAGAATTTTCATTCTCTGCCTATAACTCACTATTTCCGCAGACAGGTGTTGGGTCTTCTGTATCTGTCGATTTTAAGAAAGATGCAGAAATGAGTGTCAGATCGGAATATCAGTATGACAATAAATCGCAGAAATGGAAATTAGAGTCGTCCGGACGTGTTTCTATTGGTTTTTAATGATAATAAAACGGCCATGAAAGAGAATTATATTTATCAAATACTCAACCAGTTCTTTTTAAACTCATATCCTCCTGAAATAGAGAAAAAGGTACAAAAATGGATTGTCAATGACAAATGGATTACTGAAAAGAATAATGCTATGTCTGTTATTTGGGTTGAAATGGAAGTCGCCTCGAATGATAATACCTATAAGGCATTGGATAAAGTAAAGAATAGAATTAAGCAAATAGAGAACCAAAAAAAGCATTTAAGAATACGCCGCATGCTGCTGGGAAGTGCTGCGGTTATTATCCCTATACTTTTGATATTGGGGAGTTACCTCTATATAAATCAGGATCCAAAAATGATAGAGGTGGCAACTTCCATCAACCAACAGAAACAATGCACATTGGCGGACGGTACAACCATTCTATTAAACTCTTGTACTAAAATAACCTACCCCTCTAAATTCAAAGACACTACCCGTATAGTGACTTTGGAAGGTGAAGCCTATTTTTCGGTAGCAAGTGATTCCGCAAAACCATTTATTGTAAAAACAAGCAATTTATCTGTAAGAGTTCTCGGTACTAAATTTAATATATCAGCTTACCCAACGAATGACCGAACCATTGCAACCCTTAATAGTGGAAAGATACAGGTGAATATCCAATCAAGAAAGACTAATAGTAAGTATATCCTTAAACCTAATCAGGAGATAGTGATTAACAAGATAGACAATTCAGTATTAATAAATACAGTTACAGGAGAAAACAGTAGTTGGAAAGATGGCTCGCTCGTATTTCAGGATGCCACGTTCAATGATATTGTGAATACGATTGAACGTCGATATGGTATAACTGTTGATTATAACAAGCAGGCGTTCCTGAATACACCATATACCATTAAGTTCATTCATAACGAAAGCCTTGAAGATATTTTGAACGTATTACAGGATGTTGTAGGTGGTTTTGAATATAAGAAAGATAATAGTAAAATAACCATCATTAAGAAAGGGGGTAATAAATAAAAAAAGAACCGGAAATTGTTTCGAAGCCACTTCCCGGTTCATAAAAGTCAAACTTGTTCCATTTAAAGAAGTAGTATTTAACTTTTTAATTATAATAAAAATATGTTTTTATTGAAATTCAAAATTAGGCAAAATTACACAGGCTATAAAATAACCAGCCTGATTATTTTCCTTTTTATCTCTATTCATTCAATTGCCCAAAATGAGAAATTAACAATTTCAGGGCGAGACATCACCGTAAAACAAATCTTTGAACAAATTGAAGCACAAAGTAAATACACAGTGGCCTATAGCAAAGCACAAATAGATGTAGACAGGAAGATAACAATAAAAGTCCAAAATGTCAATCTCAAAGAAGTGCTTGAACAAACACTAAAAGACAGCGGATTTTCTTATAAAATCAATGGATTGCATATTATTATTGTCCCAATACCTACTAATATTTCGCAAGATATTCTCCGACAAACTATCAAAGGGATTGTCAAAGATGCGGCATCAGGTTCTTCTATCCCATACGCTACTGTCGTTCTTTCAAATACCAATCCACAAGTAGGTACTACAAGTGATAGCTTGGGGCGTTTTAGGTTCAATAATATACCCATTGGCAGATATGATATTCAAGTGTCTTATTTGGGATATGAACCTACTGCAATGAAAGAAATTTTACTTACTTCAGTCAAAGAAGTGAACTGCGATATAACTTTGGTTGAAAGTTCCCAGAAGTTGGACGAAGTAGTGGTACGTGCAAAAATAAATAAAGAACATCCTCTCAATTCAATGGCTTTAACTGGGGGACATATGATTAGTGTTGAAGAAGCGAACCGATTTGCCGGCGGGCTGAATGATCCGGCTCGGCTCGCCACATCTTTTGCTGGCGTGGCAGGAACTCCGGGAACAAATGCGATTGCCATACGTGGTAATTCCCCGCAATTTTCGCAGTGGAAAATGGAAGGTATAGAAATACCGAATCCTACTCACTTTGCCGATATCGCAGGTGTAGGTGGTGGTCTGTTTTCAGGACTTAGTAGTCAGGTAATGGGTAATTCTGACTTCTTTAATAGTGCTTTTCCGGCAGAATACAGCAATGCCTTATCGGGAGTATTTGATATGTCTATCCGAAACGGGAATAATGAGAAGTTTGAGCACGTTGTTCAAATCGGGCTTTTGGGGCTTGATTTCGCTTCAGAGGGCCCTATAAATAGGAAAACCGGAAGTTCTTATATTTTCAACTACCGATATTCGACAACCGGACTAATAGGAGCTTTTACAGAAAATACAGGCATAAGCTATCAAGATCTTACTTTCAAACTGAATTTCCCAACGCGTAAAGCTGGAACATTCTCTGTTTGGGGGATAGGGTTACTGGATATGAATAAAGCTGATGCATTAAAAAATCACTCCGAGTGGGAAACGTTTGCTGACAGACAAAAGTCCAAAACAACAATGGCGAAAGGAGCAGGTGGAATTACGCATAGGTATAATTTAGATTCTGATGCTTATCTTAAAACATCTCTTGGTGCAACTTATTCAGATAATCGGCCCAAAATAGAACAGCTTCTTTCTCAAAATTCGTCCTACTATTTGCCTGTTGTAGATATGAAAAGCACCAATTTAGACATTGTTCTAAATTCTTATTTCAACAAAAAGTATAGCTCCCGGCATACCAACCGTTCTGGAATTACAATTACTGGGTTATTATATGATTTGGATTTTAACTTATCACCGAACTTCGGGCAAAATAAACCGATGCAAAGGATTGTGAAAGGTAATGGTGAAGCAATTGTATTATCGGCATATAGTAATTCTATATTCAAATTGACAGATAAATTGATTGCCAATGTGGGAGTAAACACCCAATTGTTTACTTTAAATTCAAATTGGACGGTAGAGCCCCGCTTGGCATTAAAGTGGAATTTCAATTCTAAACAATCTATCTCTTTTGCTTATGGATTACATAGTCGCCGTGAAAAGCTGGATTACTACTATGTAAAATCTACGGAAACAGGAAAAGATGCAGTGAATAAAGACCTGGACTTTGCCAAAGCACACCATTTTATGTTATCCTATGATTTAAGTCTTTCAGAAAACACCCATCTGAAAATAGAACCTTACTATCAGGCATTATTTAATGTACCTGTCGAACCGGGAACATCATTTTCTATCATTAACCACGACACCTACTACCTAGATCGTCAATTAGTTAATGAAGGGAAAGGCAGGAATTATGGTGTAGACATCACCTTAGAGCGTTATCTAAACAAAGGATATTATTATATGCTAACTGGTTCTGTCTTTAAGTCAGAATATCTTGGTGGTGATAATGTTTGGCGCAATACACGGCTTGACCGTGGCTATTTGTTCAACGCATTAGGCGGTAAAGAATGGATATGGGGCAAACAACGCCAACATATATTTAATACAAATATCCGTTTGTCTTATCAAGGTGGTGATCACTATACTCCTATTGATGAAGCTGCATCACTGATTGAAAAAGATATTATCTATGATGAAACAAAAGCCTTTAGTAGGCAGTTCTCACCGGCCTTTACAGTCGATTTAGGTGTCAGCTATAAGCTAAACAAGAAACGTGTATCTCACGAGTTTGAGCTTCAATTTCTGAATTTAACCGGATATACCGGACAACATGGATATCAATACAACGAACAGAAAAAAGTTATAGAAAAAATAGATGTAAGTAATATGTTACCTAATCTAAGTTATAAAATTCAGTTCTAAATAGATATAACAGTTCTCTGATAGAATATTAGCAACGGAGGATAGTCCTTTATGATAATATCTGCCAATCGTTCATAATTCTGGTTATTGCTGTAAAGTTTACGGTCGTAAACTTTACAGCAATAACCAGAATTATAATAAAAATGGAAATATGGATTAAAAGAAGATTATTTTGGGGCCGGATTTAGTTGAGTATAG is from uncultured Macellibacteroides sp. and encodes:
- a CDS encoding MBL fold metallo-hydrolase, yielding MKKIMLITASVTILLSIITVLTLRQTKFGKLPSGERLERIKKSPNYKNGSFQNQSETPVMAEDASYYSVGKEFFFGEKKRVYPIDEIPTVKTDLLNLDKEEDILVWFGHSSYFMQIDGKRILVDPVLSESASPFSFTVKAFKGTSVYSPADIPEIDYLFISHDHWDHLDYETIMGLKPKINKVICGLGVGENFEYWGFSKDSIIELDWNEQVSLDSGFVANAVPARHFSGRGLKRNQTLWAAFVLQTPTMKFFLGGDGGYDKHFAEVGKKFGPIDLAIVENGQYDKNWKYIHLLPEDLLKAFRDLNAKQLLAVHSSKFALANHPWDEPLKKITKSSKKLSIKLLTPMIGDRVNLKDSTRTFTEWWNGIE
- a CDS encoding RNA polymerase sigma-70 factor translates to MEISTIEALQHGDHKAFEEVFLAYYDKVKYLLTGLLKSESDAEELAQDIFVKLWMNHTSVDPNNAFSTYLYTITRNTALNFLKHKLVEENFKNSFNNLNEEEADSSDEILFAKEISLLVEMAVCGMPVQRRKIYQMSREKGISNIEIAEELGISKKTVENQISLALQEIKRVISAFLIFFL
- a CDS encoding FecR domain-containing protein, whose protein sequence is MKENYIYQILNQFFLNSYPPEIEKKVQKWIVNDKWITEKNNAMSVIWVEMEVASNDNTYKALDKVKNRIKQIENQKKHLRIRRMLLGSAAVIIPILLILGSYLYINQDPKMIEVATSINQQKQCTLADGTTILLNSCTKITYPSKFKDTTRIVTLEGEAYFSVASDSAKPFIVKTSNLSVRVLGTKFNISAYPTNDRTIATLNSGKIQVNIQSRKTNSKYILKPNQEIVINKIDNSVLINTVTGENSSWKDGSLVFQDATFNDIVNTIERRYGITVDYNKQAFLNTPYTIKFIHNESLEDILNVLQDVVGGFEYKKDNSKITIIKKGGNK
- a CDS encoding carboxypeptidase regulatory-like domain-containing protein, whose protein sequence is MKFKIRQNYTGYKITSLIIFLFISIHSIAQNEKLTISGRDITVKQIFEQIEAQSKYTVAYSKAQIDVDRKITIKVQNVNLKEVLEQTLKDSGFSYKINGLHIIIVPIPTNISQDILRQTIKGIVKDAASGSSIPYATVVLSNTNPQVGTTSDSLGRFRFNNIPIGRYDIQVSYLGYEPTAMKEILLTSVKEVNCDITLVESSQKLDEVVVRAKINKEHPLNSMALTGGHMISVEEANRFAGGLNDPARLATSFAGVAGTPGTNAIAIRGNSPQFSQWKMEGIEIPNPTHFADIAGVGGGLFSGLSSQVMGNSDFFNSAFPAEYSNALSGVFDMSIRNGNNEKFEHVVQIGLLGLDFASEGPINRKTGSSYIFNYRYSTTGLIGAFTENTGISYQDLTFKLNFPTRKAGTFSVWGIGLLDMNKADALKNHSEWETFADRQKSKTTMAKGAGGITHRYNLDSDAYLKTSLGATYSDNRPKIEQLLSQNSSYYLPVVDMKSTNLDIVLNSYFNKKYSSRHTNRSGITITGLLYDLDFNLSPNFGQNKPMQRIVKGNGEAIVLSAYSNSIFKLTDKLIANVGVNTQLFTLNSNWTVEPRLALKWNFNSKQSISFAYGLHSRREKLDYYYVKSTETGKDAVNKDLDFAKAHHFMLSYDLSLSENTHLKIEPYYQALFNVPVEPGTSFSIINHDTYYLDRQLVNEGKGRNYGVDITLERYLNKGYYYMLTGSVFKSEYLGGDNVWRNTRLDRGYLFNALGGKEWIWGKQRQHIFNTNIRLSYQGGDHYTPIDEAASLIEKDIIYDETKAFSRQFSPAFTVDLGVSYKLNKKRVSHEFELQFLNLTGYTGQHGYQYNEQKKVIEKIDVSNMLPNLSYKIQF